The Paenibacillus pabuli DNA segment AATCAGTTGGAGCAGATATTCTTCACGCCCCTCTTCCGATTGAAGCCACAGCCCTGTGGATAATATAAGATCATGGGGGCTGACATACGGAGATACATTCGTAATCTCCAATACATGAACCCATCCGACCTGACGGGATGTTCCCTCACTTCCTGCAACCAGACGTGCTCTGGAAAAAACAGGACGTGCCAAAAGATCCTTTATTGTAAACACGCGATCATTTCTCAATATCGATCCCTCGTAGTGTTATTTTTTCTTACATTATAATTCATGGACAAATGTCCTGAACAGTCCTTTTCGACATTATGTTGATTGAATCTCTCGAAACATAGACATAAAGTAAGGTGCAAAACGGATAGTCAGGTCATAAACTTGTAGTATAAGTTGACAACCAATAAATGGACGAGGTGCATGGGCATGAGAATCGGTATCCCAAAAGAAATCAAAAACAATGAAAACCGTGTAGCCATAACCCCTGCCGGAACGGCTGATTTTGTCAAAGCAGGGCATCAAGTGGTGATTGAACAGGGCGCAGGATTGGGCAGCGGATTCACTGACAGCGAGTATGAGGCCGCCGGAGCAGTAATTCAGGCTCAGGCCCCATCCGTTTGGTCGGAGGCTGACATGATTATCAAGGTCAAAGAACCTCTGGCGAGTGAGTATATCTATTTTCGTCCCGGACTGATTCTCTTCACCTATCTGCACCTGGCTGCAGAACCCGCATTGGCCAAAGCCCTCCTCGAAAGCCGGGTGACTGCCATTGCGTATGAGACCCTGGAGGTTAACGGTACCCTCCCCTTGCTGACTCCAATGAGTGAGGTTGCCGGACGGATGTCGGCTCAGATCGGGGCACAACTGCTGGAGAAAACCGAAGGTGGCAAAGGCATTCTATTATCCGGCGTGCCTGGCGTCAGTCGTGGCAGGGTGGCCATCATCGGCGGAGGTACGGTCGGTACCAATGCAGCCAAGATTGCGATTGGTCTCGGAGCGGACGTGACCATCCTCGACCTGAATCTGAATCGTCTGCGCCAGCTGGATGACATATTCGGCAATCAGATCCATACCCTGGTATCCAGCGCATCCAACATTGCGGCAGCGGTCGCAGCAGCTGATCTGCTGATCTGTGCGGTGCTGATTCCTGGCGCCAAGGCGCCCAAACTTGTCAGCGAGCAGATGGTAATGACCATGGCACCGGGTTCGGTCATTGTGGATGTCGCGATTGATCAGGGCGGAATTGTCGAGACCATTGATCATATCACGACCCACGATGAACCGACTTATGTGAAACATGGTGTCGTGCATTACGCGGTAGCGAACATGCCTGGCGCGGTGCCGCGCACGTCCACGGTGGCGCTGACCAACGCCACCATGCCTTATGCGCTGCAGCTGGCCAACCATGGTGCAGCCTCCGCGATTCGCGGCAGTGCAGCCATTCGCAGCGCGGTCAACGTGCTGAATGGACATATCACGTATGAGGCGGTGGCCCGGGATCTCGGGCATGCTTATGTTCCTGCAGGACAGGCGCTGGAGCATCCCGCCGCTGTCCAGTAATCTGTAGATGATCGTTCCCACCCGGCGCCTTGTCTTTCTGGCCTGTGGAACGAACAGAAGCGCCAGTCCGGGCATATGTAGTCCGGACTGGCGCTTCTCGGTTTATTTTCCATGAAATAGGTTCTGTTAGGTTATAAGTTCTGGATTATGAGATATTCCAACGGTTCAAACGGCCCGCTCGCTGCACACCTCACGAAAGTTACAATCCCTGCACGCACGACGTGAAGGCATCGGAGTAAAGTACGACATGTCCTTCGGACGATTGTAATACTCATCTGCCACGCAGGAACGCATCTCCTCGATGTATCTTCCCACATTGTCTTCGACCTTCTGCAGCTCCTCTTCCGTCGGCGTAAACTCGCGATGTGTCCCGGTCAACAGGTATTCTACTCGCAGCTCAATCTGCTCCAGCGGCACCCGGTAATGGTCCCTCACATACGCGGCGTACAGCATCAGCTGATCCGTGAAGTCATCCTCCTTGCCCGTCTTCCAGTCCACAATCACAATGTTGCCATTGCTGCGGCGATACAACAAGTCCATCTTCACATATACGCGCGTATCATGCAGAATCATGGTGTCCCATTTCTCAATTTCCAAAATATCCGTACTTGCCCGGGACAGGTCTTCCCAGGTAAGTGTCTGATACATATGGCTTACACATGCCGAAGCTCGCTCCTTGATGGTCGCAATTCGGTCATTCAGCGTGTCATCTCCGTAATAGATCTCGGATAACATCACCCGGTTCTTCGGGTCCAGACGCCACTGATCCTGATCCATCGATTCCACATAGGCCTGATTAAGCAGCTTCCGCATCGTTTGTTCCAAAAAAGACTCACGCGGCTTGTCTTTGCCTTCCTCCCTGCTGCGGACCGCTGACTCACACATCCGGTGTGCGAGGTCACCAAAGACGAGATATAGATTGCTGAGCTGTTTTAATCGATACAGACGGACCTGCATCTCATCCGCCGATTCTGTTTTCCAGCCGTTATGGGCTCCATAATAATGATAATAATATTTGCGCAGGCACTCATCGAACATGCTTGCCCGCGACTGCGAATACGACCACTGCGGGTATTGTGCCATAAGCTGTTCTGCCTTTCTGTATACCGGATCTGTACAAGATCCCTTGATGCTCACAGTATAAAGGATAGGATAAAAATGCTGCAAGCTGTCCTGCTATTTTGTACTGAACGCAACCGTTTCCGATTCGAAGCGTAACGTTTATATAGTATCATCACCAAAAGATGAAATGGCGAAGCAAAACGCATAATATAGTAAATAGAGGACAGGATGTTGCAGTTATATAAGATGCATTAAAAATTTACACGATTACGAAGAGGGCAGAATAAATCTGGAAAAGCGGAGCGTTCGCATTTATCACCGGATTTCCCCTTATTGAAAGGGATAGAAGAAATCTGGGGATAACAGCGATTGGAAGATTGTTCTGAACGCGGAGTAGACTTGTGTAACCTAATCGATTCATCTTATATGGAAAATCATGTACAGGCATATCCTAAAAGGAGGCACCACCCATGAATCGACCGGATTGGTTCCAGGCGGAAATGGCTTTGCAACAGATCCAGGTCATTGGCAGCGACCGAAATGAGCTGGTGAACATCATCGGCCATGCAGAAGGAATACATTGTATCGGAACAGGTACGGATGCGGCTGTTTTTACGTACGACGGCTTGCCCCAGTATGCCTTCAAAGTGTATTCGGATCATGCGCTGGAGAAACTGGAAAATGAAAAGCGGGTCTATGAACAGCTCCGTGGATTACCCTATTTCCCCACCTATTATGGCTGTGGCCGAAATATTCTGGTCATCAGTTTTGAACCGGGAGATACGCTGCTGGAGTGTCTGGAAAAAGGAATCCCTGTTCCCGAACAGGTGATGATCGATGTGGACGAAGCACGGTCAGCTGTACGCAGCCGAGGCCTCAACCCACGGGATATCCACCTCAAAAATGTACTTCTCCAGAACGGACGCGCAAAGGTTCTGGATGTATCCGAGTACATTAAGGAAGGCAATGACAATCGGTGGGAACACCTCGTCTGGGCCTATCACAACATTTATCCAAGAATCAAAGGCACGCCCATTTCCCCGCGTATGCTGCAAACGATCAAATGGGGCTATAATCAGCTGGATCAGGCTAACCTCAAGATGGACGACCTTTCCAAGAAAGCCAATCGCCTGTTTGCCAGATTTATGAAATAAAAAGGCAGGGCTGGATAGCTCCCCCGCTTCAGCATATGAATAATTAAACCCGGATCATTGCCAGAGATGGCAGGTGTCCGGGTTTTCTCGTACCTGCAAGGTTGTTTAGTGCAGGCCCCCACTCTCCTTCTTCATCCGTCCTTCGGAAGGAGTCATTCCCTTGTATTGCTTATACAATTTCGTAAAATAATTGGCATTGTCGCACCCCACCCTGGCTGCAATCTCGGTAATGGTCAGATTGCTGCTTCGCAGCAGGTGTTCGGCTTCGGTCATCCGACAGCCGTTCACATATTCAACGAAGGTACGTCCCGTCAGTTTTTTGAACATTTTGCAAAAATGATATGTATTGAGCCCTACCTGACTGGCAGCTTCGGTCACGGATATTTTCTCCGCCGCATTGGCTTCAATCTGCTCAATCAATTGTTTGAACCGCTCGCGGTTCGGAAAATACGAGCCTGTTGTTTTTTCCGGCAGCTGCTGGGGCATAAACGTACGAGCCAGCATGGTAAACAAGGCGTGCAGTTTGGACTTCGCCACGAGCTGGTAGGCAGGTGGCTGCGCAACCATCTCTTCAATCGCGTCATGGATGAGCGAATAGTAATCCAGACAGATTCTGTCCTGATCCGCCGGCTTCACCGGAAAGCGAATCCGTCCCTCCAAATAAGGAGCCACATACTGCAGGTGCAGCGGATCATGCGTAAAGTCGTGGAATAAGGCGGCATTCACGACAACCGAATCATACTCCACATCCCCCTCTTCCAGGGCATAACCCACATGAAGCGTGCCTCCCGGAATAACGAGCACCTCGCCCGGCCCGGCCGTATAAGGCCTGCTGTCGATATGAAATACGGCGTGGCCCTTGCGCATGGCAATGAGCTCAAAGTGTTCATGCCAGTGCAAATACATGATACACTCCTCCGTTTTCATACCTGAACAACGATTCTGAAACAGTTGAAACGGATGTGATTTATGATCAATTCGGGTATTTTCGTGAAGCGCTTTCAGATCCAGCACGGCCTCTTCCCCTCCCTCACAAAATCAGACTAATATTGCACAAGATTGTATAGAGCCATGCAGCAGATGCGCGGCTATAATGAGTGTGTCACGAAGTACTATAAGCCAATATTGGAGTGAAATACAACCATGAAAAATCAATTACGCATCGGTACCCTTGTGGGTGGAGCGGACGCTGTCCGCGTCATCCCTCAGATCATGAAACACGGTTTCGAGTCGTTCAATCTGACCTTTTGGCAAACCACCGGTGAACTGGACCTTGCCGAAACAGCCAAACGCGTGCGTGAACTAGTTGACGAACAGGATATCAAAATCTCTGCACTCAGTGTTTTTGGCAACCCGCTCACGGGAGCCGGGAACAACGCAGACACATTAGCAAGCTGGGAACGGGTTATTGATCATGCCCATCTGTTCGGAGCAGACATTGTCTCCGGGTTCACGGGACGACTGACGAATCAGCCCATTGACGAGTCCATTCCGCGGTTCAAGGAGGTATTCGGCGAACTGGCACGCCGGGCGGCAGACCGGGGAGTTCGGATTGCTTTTGAAAACTGTGATATGGGTGGAACTTGGCAGACGGGCGACTGGAATATCGCTCATAATCCGACGGCTTGGGAAATGATGTTTAATGCTGTTCCGGAAGAAAACATTGGGCTTGAATGGGAGCCTTGCCATCAGATGTCCAGCCTCATCGACCCGATTCCCCAGCTTCGCAAATGGGCGAACAAAGTGTTCCACGTGCATGGCAAAGATGCAACCATTGCCTGGGATATCGTCAAGGAATACGGGGTTCATGGTCCGCATGAATATGTCTGGCATCGTACGCCCGGCTTCGGGGATACCAACTGGTCCGACATCATCACCATCCTGCGGCAAAACGGATACCAGGGAACGATCGACATTGAAGGCTGGCATGATCCGGTATACAAAGACGAATTGGAAATGACAGGGCAAGTACATGCCCTGCGCTATCTGAAACAATGCCGCGGCGGGGATTTTGTGCCCAATCCGGAATAAGGAGATGATCGAGTGAGTCAGCAACATCGGGTGCTTGTCGCAGGCTGTGGGGCCATGGCCAACACCTGGGTAGATTACGCTATGCAAAGACATGACACGGAGATCGTGGGGCTTGTCGATTTGCAAGAACAAAATGCTATGGCGCTGTCGGCAAGGCACGGCC contains these protein-coding regions:
- the ald gene encoding alanine dehydrogenase, which encodes MRIGIPKEIKNNENRVAITPAGTADFVKAGHQVVIEQGAGLGSGFTDSEYEAAGAVIQAQAPSVWSEADMIIKVKEPLASEYIYFRPGLILFTYLHLAAEPALAKALLESRVTAIAYETLEVNGTLPLLTPMSEVAGRMSAQIGAQLLEKTEGGKGILLSGVPGVSRGRVAIIGGGTVGTNAAKIAIGLGADVTILDLNLNRLRQLDDIFGNQIHTLVSSASNIAAAVAAADLLICAVLIPGAKAPKLVSEQMVMTMAPGSVIVDVAIDQGGIVETIDHITTHDEPTYVKHGVVHYAVANMPGAVPRTSTVALTNATMPYALQLANHGAASAIRGSAAIRSAVNVLNGHITYEAVARDLGHAYVPAGQALEHPAAVQ
- a CDS encoding PD-(D/E)XK nuclease family protein, with amino-acid sequence MAQYPQWSYSQSRASMFDECLRKYYYHYYGAHNGWKTESADEMQVRLYRLKQLSNLYLVFGDLAHRMCESAVRSREEGKDKPRESFLEQTMRKLLNQAYVESMDQDQWRLDPKNRVMLSEIYYGDDTLNDRIATIKERASACVSHMYQTLTWEDLSRASTDILEIEKWDTMILHDTRVYVKMDLLYRRSNGNIVIVDWKTGKEDDFTDQLMLYAAYVRDHYRVPLEQIELRVEYLLTGTHREFTPTEEELQKVEDNVGRYIEEMRSCVADEYYNRPKDMSYFTPMPSRRACRDCNFREVCSERAV
- a CDS encoding serine/threonine protein kinase, coding for MNRPDWFQAEMALQQIQVIGSDRNELVNIIGHAEGIHCIGTGTDAAVFTYDGLPQYAFKVYSDHALEKLENEKRVYEQLRGLPYFPTYYGCGRNILVISFEPGDTLLECLEKGIPVPEQVMIDVDEARSAVRSRGLNPRDIHLKNVLLQNGRAKVLDVSEYIKEGNDNRWEHLVWAYHNIYPRIKGTPISPRMLQTIKWGYNQLDQANLKMDDLSKKANRLFARFMK
- a CDS encoding helix-turn-helix transcriptional regulator, with product MLDLKALHENTRIDHKSHPFQLFQNRCSGMKTEECIMYLHWHEHFELIAMRKGHAVFHIDSRPYTAGPGEVLVIPGGTLHVGYALEEGDVEYDSVVVNAALFHDFTHDPLHLQYVAPYLEGRIRFPVKPADQDRICLDYYSLIHDAIEEMVAQPPAYQLVAKSKLHALFTMLARTFMPQQLPEKTTGSYFPNRERFKQLIEQIEANAAEKISVTEAASQVGLNTYHFCKMFKKLTGRTFVEYVNGCRMTEAEHLLRSSNLTITEIAARVGCDNANYFTKLYKQYKGMTPSEGRMKKESGGLH
- a CDS encoding sugar phosphate isomerase/epimerase family protein, encoding MKNQLRIGTLVGGADAVRVIPQIMKHGFESFNLTFWQTTGELDLAETAKRVRELVDEQDIKISALSVFGNPLTGAGNNADTLASWERVIDHAHLFGADIVSGFTGRLTNQPIDESIPRFKEVFGELARRAADRGVRIAFENCDMGGTWQTGDWNIAHNPTAWEMMFNAVPEENIGLEWEPCHQMSSLIDPIPQLRKWANKVFHVHGKDATIAWDIVKEYGVHGPHEYVWHRTPGFGDTNWSDIITILRQNGYQGTIDIEGWHDPVYKDELEMTGQVHALRYLKQCRGGDFVPNPE